In a genomic window of Planctomycetaceae bacterium:
- a CDS encoding CusA/CzcA family heavy metal efflux RND transporter: protein MLARLIEFSLENRFLVLALTLLMAVAGVNAALSLPIDAVPDMTNVQVTVITDAGSLSPVEVERYVTYPVEATMGGLPNVEELRSVSKFGISVVTIVFDEGTDIFFARQVVSERLSSAASQIPPGYGTPELGPLTTALGEILQFEVRGAAYSPMDLRTILEWDIAPKLREVHGVTEINTHGGFYKTFEIRPNPEKLNSYSITLDELFTVIESNNAAAGGGYVVHHDEQRFLRGQALLQGISDIEQIVVRREPGGTPILVRDIAEVCTAPMTRQGAVTRDARGEAVTGLVMMLIGENSREVVGRVKERLDQLQPTLPHGVSIEITYDRSALIGRTLKTVMTNLIEGGLLVIFVLLVMLGSFRAGVIVALAIPLSMLFATNMMHTFGITASLMSLGAIDFGLIVDSSVIMVENCMHRLSHNADGRSRMAVIRDACIEVRKPTMFGELIICIVYLPILMLQGTEGKLFRPMALTVLFALGGSLILSMTLMPAMASLALPRKMSDKDVFLVRWIKWFYAPVVSRAIAHPVTTAMTALFVFAASIPVGLNLGAEFMPRLEEGDLLIEAVRLPSASLEGAIEMSTRIEQELIGLPEVKTAFCKTGRPEIANDVMGVHQTDVWVILEPHDQWREGVNRDDLIEEMSELLNSRVPGVAFGFTQPIEMRVDELVAGVKADVAVLLYGDDLAMLADKSKQVERVLRDIPGAVDVKADYQANLTTLTILPDRQALARYGLEAQKVMDVVASLGGYRVGTIFEGRARFPILVRVPEDWRAEVQRLEQLPVASAGGKPVPLRELAEIRMEETPPSVEHESNRRRTFVSANVRGRDVATFVSEAQRAVADQVRLPPGYEIRWGGDFENLQSASRRLVLITPLVLLLIFLLLYTTFQSPKLAFLIFLAVPMAASGGVFALKLRDMPFSISAGVGFIALFGVAVLNGLVWVSAAERMLFEGVPLKTATRETAYSRLRPVLMTALVASLGFLPMALSTSDGAEMQRPLATVVIGGLITSTLLTSLVVPAIYPWFASRRIYGATAATTATGSAAATGK from the coding sequence ATGCTCGCCCGACTGATCGAATTCTCGCTGGAAAACCGTTTTCTTGTACTGGCACTGACGCTGCTGATGGCGGTGGCGGGAGTCAACGCCGCGCTGTCGCTGCCGATCGATGCCGTGCCGGACATGACCAACGTGCAGGTGACTGTCATCACCGACGCCGGATCGCTGTCACCGGTCGAAGTCGAACGTTACGTGACGTATCCGGTGGAAGCCACGATGGGCGGTTTGCCGAACGTCGAAGAACTTCGCAGTGTGTCGAAGTTCGGCATCTCCGTCGTCACGATTGTCTTCGACGAGGGCACTGACATTTTCTTCGCGCGACAAGTTGTGTCTGAACGCCTTAGTTCCGCGGCTTCGCAGATTCCCCCCGGCTACGGGACACCGGAACTCGGCCCGCTGACAACGGCACTTGGCGAAATCCTGCAGTTCGAAGTTCGCGGCGCGGCGTATTCCCCGATGGACCTGCGCACGATTCTGGAATGGGACATCGCTCCCAAGCTTCGCGAGGTTCACGGCGTCACAGAAATCAACACCCACGGCGGATTCTACAAGACGTTCGAGATTCGTCCGAATCCCGAAAAGCTGAACAGCTATTCGATCACGCTGGATGAACTGTTCACCGTGATCGAATCCAACAACGCGGCGGCCGGCGGCGGCTACGTGGTGCATCACGACGAACAGCGATTCCTGCGCGGCCAGGCGCTGCTGCAGGGAATTTCGGACATCGAACAGATCGTGGTGCGCCGCGAACCGGGAGGCACCCCGATTCTGGTGCGCGACATCGCCGAGGTCTGCACCGCGCCGATGACGCGACAGGGTGCCGTCACACGGGACGCTCGCGGTGAAGCCGTCACGGGCCTGGTCATGATGCTGATCGGTGAAAATTCGCGCGAAGTCGTCGGTCGCGTCAAGGAACGGCTGGATCAGCTTCAGCCGACTCTGCCGCACGGCGTGTCGATTGAAATCACCTACGACAGGTCCGCGCTGATCGGGCGGACTCTGAAAACCGTGATGACGAATCTGATCGAAGGCGGACTGCTGGTGATTTTTGTTCTGCTGGTGATGCTGGGAAGTTTTCGAGCCGGCGTCATTGTGGCACTGGCCATTCCGCTGTCGATGCTGTTCGCCACCAACATGATGCACACCTTCGGCATCACCGCCAGCCTGATGAGTCTGGGCGCGATCGACTTCGGCCTGATCGTGGACTCGTCCGTGATCATGGTGGAAAACTGCATGCATCGCCTGTCGCACAACGCCGACGGCCGCAGCCGCATGGCCGTGATTCGTGATGCGTGCATCGAAGTTCGTAAACCCACAATGTTCGGCGAACTGATCATCTGCATCGTCTACCTGCCGATTCTGATGCTGCAGGGAACCGAAGGGAAACTGTTCCGGCCGATGGCTCTGACCGTGTTGTTCGCACTTGGCGGTTCTCTGATTCTGTCCATGACGCTGATGCCCGCGATGGCGTCGCTGGCGCTGCCGCGAAAAATGTCGGATAAAGACGTGTTCCTGGTGCGGTGGATCAAATGGTTCTACGCGCCGGTCGTTTCGCGAGCCATCGCCCATCCGGTGACGACAGCAATGACCGCCCTGTTTGTCTTTGCCGCCAGTATCCCGGTGGGATTAAATCTGGGAGCGGAATTCATGCCGCGTCTGGAAGAAGGAGACCTGCTGATCGAAGCCGTGCGGCTGCCCAGTGCGTCGCTGGAAGGCGCGATCGAAATGTCAACTCGCATTGAACAGGAACTGATCGGCCTGCCGGAAGTGAAGACGGCGTTCTGCAAAACCGGCCGGCCGGAGATCGCCAACGACGTCATGGGAGTTCACCAGACCGACGTTTGGGTCATCCTGGAGCCTCACGACCAGTGGCGCGAAGGCGTCAATCGCGATGACCTGATCGAGGAAATGTCCGAACTGCTCAACAGCCGGGTTCCGGGCGTCGCGTTCGGGTTTACTCAGCCGATCGAAATGCGCGTGGACGAGTTGGTCGCGGGTGTCAAAGCAGACGTCGCCGTGCTGCTTTACGGAGATGACCTGGCAATGCTGGCGGACAAATCGAAGCAGGTCGAACGCGTCCTGCGCGACATTCCGGGAGCCGTCGACGTCAAGGCGGATTACCAGGCCAACCTGACAACACTGACGATTCTGCCTGACCGCCAGGCACTGGCTCGCTACGGTCTTGAAGCACAGAAGGTGATGGACGTAGTCGCTTCTCTGGGCGGTTATCGGGTCGGCACGATCTTTGAAGGCCGCGCGCGGTTTCCGATTCTGGTACGCGTGCCGGAAGACTGGCGAGCCGAAGTTCAGCGGCTGGAACAGTTGCCGGTGGCCTCCGCGGGAGGCAAGCCGGTTCCTCTGCGCGAACTTGCGGAGATCCGGATGGAAGAGACACCGCCGAGCGTCGAACACGAGTCCAACCGGCGTCGCACGTTTGTGTCGGCAAACGTCCGCGGCCGCGACGTGGCCACGTTCGTCAGCGAAGCACAGCGCGCGGTGGCCGATCAGGTCCGGCTGCCTCCCGGCTATGAAATTCGCTGGGGCGGTGATTTCGAAAACCTGCAGTCCGCCAGTCGGCGTCTGGTTCTGATTACGCCGCTGGTGCTGCTGCTGATCTTCCTGCTGCTGTACACGACGTTTCAGTCGCCGAAGCTGGCGTTTCTGATCTTTCTTGCCGTGCCGATGGCAGCGTCCGGCGGTGTGTTCGCGCTGAAGCTGCGAGACATGCCGTTCAGCATATCCGCAGGCGTCGGGTTCATCGCCCTGTTTGGCGTCGCCGTGCTGAATGGCCTGGTTTGGGTCAGCGCGGCAGAACGAATGCTGTTTGAAGGCGTGCCGCTGAAAACCGCGACTCGTGAAACGGCGTATTCCCGCCTTCGTCCCGTTTTGATGACTGCACTTGTCGCCAGTCTGGGATTCCTGCCGATGGCGCTGTCCACCAGCGACGGAGCGGAAATGCAGCGACCGCTGGCCACTGTCGTGATCGGCGGGCTCATCACCTCGACGCTGCTGACGTCGCTGGTTGTGCCGGCCATCTATCCCTGGTTCGCCAGCCGCAGGATCTACGGCGCGACCGCCGCGACAACGGCAACTGGTTCCGCTGCGGCGACCGGAAAATAA
- a CDS encoding efflux RND transporter periplasmic adaptor subunit, with the protein MNSRISALLTFITIAVCGTAVLWWLWTGSTADVDNAADAVAAAEGSDDADAAADVVVLPEPKAAALSLQVATAERRRLQPTSVVPARLQYDDRRHVEVRVATPGILTDVLVKPGDHVAPGQVLAILSSPEVGHARADVMQSEADLRLAQEKLQWEQTTFDGLTALAAAIHDRKEADQIREQFRDVSLGSVRQTLLTAYSELLLAEQMADAISDDGARGALSARVVRERLSERDTTAAKLSALLEQSKFDARQQCRAAQNLVEDAQRRLDLRRQNVRTLLGSADNSAKPAANAAAETAAAVPSDASPEPLSHVEIKAPFAGTIEKRAFAPSERVAVGDAVFVLANTATLWVAADLREHEFAALKLLPGDEIRLSLPTETQTSLTARVYFVGREVDPETNAVPLIAEVDNQDGLLRPGMFTQATIPTGDAIDALCIPESAIVEHDGKAFVFVPQGERKFRKADVITGRRSDDMVEIVSGLTEGQQVLSSDAFYLKSELLLEGEE; encoded by the coding sequence ATGAATTCTCGCATATCTGCGTTGCTGACGTTCATTACGATCGCCGTTTGCGGCACCGCCGTGCTGTGGTGGTTATGGACCGGTTCAACAGCAGACGTCGACAACGCTGCGGACGCGGTCGCCGCGGCCGAGGGTTCCGATGACGCCGATGCGGCAGCCGATGTCGTTGTGCTTCCGGAACCGAAAGCGGCCGCGCTGAGTCTGCAGGTGGCAACCGCAGAACGGCGACGGCTGCAGCCGACAAGCGTGGTGCCGGCCAGACTGCAATACGACGACCGGCGGCATGTTGAAGTTCGAGTCGCAACGCCCGGCATTCTGACCGACGTTCTGGTCAAACCGGGAGACCACGTCGCCCCCGGTCAGGTACTGGCGATTTTGAGCAGTCCGGAAGTCGGCCATGCCCGCGCTGACGTCATGCAGAGTGAAGCGGATCTGCGGCTGGCTCAGGAAAAGCTGCAATGGGAACAGACAACCTTCGACGGGCTGACGGCGCTGGCCGCGGCTATCCACGACCGAAAGGAAGCCGATCAGATTCGCGAACAGTTTCGCGACGTGTCGCTGGGTTCGGTGCGACAGACGCTGCTGACCGCGTATTCCGAACTGCTGCTGGCGGAACAAATGGCCGATGCGATCAGCGATGACGGAGCCCGCGGGGCTTTGTCCGCGCGAGTCGTCCGCGAACGGCTCAGTGAACGCGACACAACGGCCGCGAAGCTGTCGGCCCTGCTGGAACAGTCAAAATTCGATGCCCGGCAGCAATGTCGCGCCGCGCAAAATCTGGTTGAGGATGCTCAGCGGCGTCTGGACCTGCGACGTCAAAACGTACGAACTCTTCTGGGCAGCGCGGACAACTCCGCAAAGCCCGCCGCAAATGCGGCTGCCGAAACTGCCGCAGCCGTACCGTCCGATGCATCGCCGGAACCACTGTCGCACGTGGAGATCAAAGCACCGTTCGCCGGCACAATTGAAAAACGGGCGTTTGCACCGTCGGAACGTGTGGCGGTTGGTGACGCTGTCTTTGTGCTGGCGAATACGGCAACACTGTGGGTGGCCGCCGACCTGCGCGAACACGAATTCGCGGCGCTGAAACTTCTGCCCGGCGATGAAATCCGGCTCAGTCTGCCGACCGAAACACAAACTTCGCTGACCGCCCGCGTGTACTTCGTCGGCCGGGAAGTGGATCCCGAAACCAACGCCGTTCCGCTGATCGCGGAAGTCGACAACCAGGACGGACTGCTGCGGCCGGGCATGTTCACTCAGGCCACCATCCCGACCGGAGACGCCATCGATGCACTCTGCATTCCCGAAAGCGCCATCGTCGAACACGACGGCAAAGCGTTCGTCTTTGTGCCTCAGGGCGAACGGAAGTTCCGGAAAGCTGACGTGATCACCGGTCGCCGCTCTGACGACATGGTCGAGATCGTCAGCGGGCTGACAGAAGGCCAGCAGGTCCTTTCGTCAGACGCGTTCTATCTGAAGAGTGAACTGCTGCTGGAGGGTGAGGAATAG
- the nhaR gene encoding transcriptional activator NhaR — protein MTEDWLNYHHLLYFWTVAREGSVTKAADKLHLAQPTISGQLRKLEKSLGEKLYDRVGRDIVLTEMGHVVYRYADDIFSLGQELVATVKGRPEGRPVRFVVGVPEVLPKLIAFRLLEPALHLEPPVQLVCREGPMEQLLRQLAAHELDVVFSDFPASSMVRVKAFNHALGKCGIGLFGVPRLCRRFERTPPDSLNEAPFLLPSESTSIRRSVDMWIQESGFQPSIIGEMDDTALLKVFAQAGVGFVPAPLAIRSEIENQYGLRLLLEIPGAVEHFYAITIDRRIRHPAVVAISRTAKQSLFPPSER, from the coding sequence ATGACCGAAGACTGGCTCAACTATCACCACTTGCTGTACTTCTGGACGGTTGCCCGCGAAGGCAGCGTGACTAAGGCAGCGGACAAACTGCACCTGGCTCAGCCGACAATCAGCGGGCAGCTCCGCAAGCTGGAAAAGTCGCTTGGTGAAAAACTCTACGACCGCGTCGGCCGGGACATCGTGCTGACCGAAATGGGTCATGTGGTCTACCGGTACGCGGACGACATCTTTTCGCTGGGTCAGGAACTTGTGGCGACCGTCAAAGGCCGCCCTGAAGGCCGACCGGTGCGGTTTGTCGTCGGTGTTCCCGAGGTGCTGCCGAAACTGATTGCGTTCCGGCTGCTGGAACCAGCGCTGCATCTGGAGCCTCCGGTACAACTCGTCTGCCGCGAAGGACCGATGGAACAACTGCTTCGGCAACTGGCCGCGCATGAGCTTGACGTCGTCTTTTCTGACTTCCCGGCCAGTTCGATGGTTCGCGTGAAGGCGTTCAATCACGCCCTGGGGAAATGCGGAATCGGGCTGTTCGGAGTTCCCAGACTGTGCCGCCGATTTGAACGGACGCCGCCGGATTCGCTGAACGAGGCTCCCTTTCTGCTGCCTTCAGAAAGCACGTCCATCCGCAGATCGGTCGACATGTGGATTCAGGAATCGGGATTTCAGCCATCAATCATCGGGGAGATGGACGACACCGCGCTGCTAAAGGTCTTTGCGCAGGCCGGCGTGGGATTCGTCCCCGCTCCGCTTGCGATTCGCTCGGAAATCGAGAACCAGTATGGCCTGAGGCTGCTGCTGGAAATCCCCGGCGCCGTCGAACACTTCTACGCGATTACGATCGATCGGCGGATCCGTCACCCGGCCGTCGTCGCGATTTCCCGGACCGCGAAACAGTCGCTGTTTCCACCGTCCGAACGCTGA
- a CDS encoding TolC family protein — MKSVSASITEPQRASTAVSSPVETTHEEAAVSTVGWQSGDDTDTADSLPAIPEPSKIDEQPVDQERAPAEVDGDLTAPNVDLPDITADDDSDASDTGEQQPAAGGQPLRLNEVVTSVHQSYPLLEVAYQDLAITDGTQLAAWGQFDTKLKATSENGPTSFYPTYRNSAGFERPIYQGGEIFGGYRIGRGNFEPWYQERQTNDGGEFKAGLRVPLLRNRDIDARRAELWRATYDQQRARPEVQSQLILFVRDASVFYWAWIAAGQKHEIGRRALELSLQRNEQLERRVEVGDLDPPVLQDNLRSIALREAKLIDRERKLNQAAVKLSLFYRAASGSPVVVDTSRIHDFPDPTEVLPSQLDNDVSIALSQRPELVALDAQYRRAGVDLAEAQNDCLPSLDAQLAGSQDVGQPTSSKRDKSQFELEAGVYFDVPVERRKARGKSYAASAKLRQISAKRRFTQDKIVAELQLAYAALTAAFERVERTREALRLAEYMADVERRKFDLGAADLLAVFLREQAAIEAADDVVDATLEYFVAQADYAAAMAIDWPRDQEVGAN; from the coding sequence ATGAAAAGCGTCTCTGCGTCCATTACGGAGCCTCAGCGCGCCAGCACCGCGGTCTCGTCTCCCGTCGAAACGACCCACGAGGAAGCCGCCGTATCAACTGTGGGCTGGCAGTCCGGTGACGATACCGATACTGCCGACAGTTTGCCTGCGATTCCGGAACCGTCAAAGATCGACGAACAACCGGTCGACCAGGAGCGTGCTCCGGCTGAAGTCGATGGCGATCTGACCGCGCCGAATGTGGATCTTCCGGACATCACAGCGGATGACGACTCCGATGCGAGTGACACCGGCGAGCAGCAGCCGGCGGCTGGCGGACAGCCTCTTCGACTGAACGAAGTCGTTACGTCCGTTCATCAGTCGTATCCGCTGCTGGAGGTGGCTTACCAGGATCTGGCGATCACCGACGGCACTCAACTGGCGGCGTGGGGACAGTTTGACACGAAGCTAAAGGCAACCAGCGAGAACGGACCGACCAGCTTCTACCCCACGTATCGCAACAGCGCCGGTTTCGAACGGCCGATCTATCAGGGCGGCGAAATCTTCGGCGGCTACCGCATTGGTCGAGGCAACTTTGAACCGTGGTATCAGGAACGCCAGACCAACGATGGCGGGGAATTCAAGGCCGGTCTGCGGGTTCCCCTGCTGCGCAATCGCGACATCGATGCTCGCCGAGCCGAGCTGTGGCGGGCCACGTACGATCAGCAGCGAGCCCGGCCGGAAGTTCAGTCACAGCTCATTCTGTTCGTCCGAGACGCCAGCGTGTTTTACTGGGCGTGGATTGCCGCTGGTCAGAAGCACGAAATCGGGCGGCGCGCTCTGGAGTTGTCGCTGCAGCGAAACGAACAGCTCGAACGCCGAGTCGAAGTCGGCGATCTGGATCCTCCCGTGCTTCAGGACAACCTGCGTTCGATCGCTTTGCGGGAAGCGAAGCTGATCGATCGCGAACGCAAACTGAATCAGGCAGCGGTCAAGCTGTCCCTGTTCTATCGCGCCGCTTCGGGTTCGCCTGTCGTGGTGGATACGTCACGAATACATGATTTTCCCGATCCGACTGAGGTCCTGCCGTCGCAACTGGACAACGACGTATCGATCGCTCTGTCGCAGCGGCCGGAACTCGTGGCGCTGGATGCTCAATACCGCCGAGCAGGCGTTGACCTGGCGGAGGCTCAGAATGACTGCCTGCCGTCTCTGGATGCGCAGCTTGCCGGTTCGCAGGATGTCGGGCAGCCCACCAGCAGCAAGCGGGACAAGTCTCAGTTTGAACTGGAAGCCGGTGTCTACTTCGACGTTCCGGTCGAACGCCGGAAGGCTCGCGGGAAGTCTTACGCCGCTTCGGCCAAATTGCGGCAGATCTCGGCGAAGCGACGTTTTACGCAGGACAAAATTGTCGCCGAACTGCAGCTTGCGTATGCCGCGCTGACGGCCGCATTCGAACGTGTCGAGCGAACCCGCGAGGCTCTTCGCCTGGCCGAATACATGGCCGACGTCGAACGCCGCAAGTTCGACCTTGGAGCCGCCGACTTGCTGGCCGTCTTCCTGCGCGAACAGGCGGCGATCGAAGCGGCCGACGATGTCGTGGATGCGACGCTGGAATACTTCGTCGCGCAGGCCGATTACGCCGCGGCTATGGCCATCGACTGGCCGCGAGATCAGGAAGTCGGTGCGAATTGA
- a CDS encoding DUF2309 domain-containing protein yields the protein MPRAADSTDKLAETLRKVGNTIAPVWPLQDYVAVNPYLGLADRPFLNARRFLRVFSDCETLMPLDYYRTEFQRGHFTKSDISAALNELHEAGFDGAGELCTDDVTALLGGESGSEKTKIDARCVNALSEIVDRYSGSDWTGIIRDEVGRFCAAHYDNGQAAWRSPWKNLPLFQAWRSAATVDRQVEILGLKGFRGFVSALPHTPVPAIEVLLKKLMVPERLWEAFLLCQAFTVPGWAAWTRYQARKTENQGEGIADLAGLVAMRLAYDVAVAELEDFAVDWTSIADYRSELLTVPVSESEPDALPRFVLLRASEIAYRNRFLDGIEAAVREDAKKRSTSHPSSKRNTLALAQMVFCIDVRSEAFRRSIESVSDRVETYGFAGFFGLPIQYVPVDATSGSNQVPALISPSITVHEGVDSADGRATAKLAGRRTLRRMLAAAWKAFQSSAVSCFGFVETSGLLYGAKLIRRSLPDVVRSNPDSDQRPGPVLCGLHQQGLTTSRQADLAESMLRGIGLTDRYARLVVFCGHASQTENNPLQAGLDCGACGGHSGEPNARLAAKLLNQKSVRRKLAERGLEIPEETHFAAAVHNTASDQLTFFDLQLLPATHRDDLRELTEFAEVATSLSRAERMARLAADTPDVVLRRTTDWSEVRPEWGLAGNAAFVAAPRSVTRSVNLGGRCFLHSYDIRQDPEFAVLEQIMTAPLIVAHWINMQYYASTVDNRHFGSGDKTIHNVVGRIGIHSGNGGDLMTGLPFQSLHDGTDFQHEPLRLLVIIAAPRQAIASIIRRHDVLRNLVANDWLHVVSIDEGSFFRFAAGYSGREWAELKAHPREVH from the coding sequence ATGCCACGCGCTGCGGACTCCACGGACAAGCTTGCCGAAACGCTGCGAAAGGTCGGCAACACGATCGCTCCTGTCTGGCCGCTGCAGGATTATGTCGCCGTCAATCCGTATCTCGGCCTCGCGGATCGGCCATTTTTGAATGCTCGACGGTTTCTGCGGGTGTTTTCCGACTGTGAAACGCTGATGCCGCTCGACTATTACCGGACAGAATTTCAGCGAGGCCACTTCACGAAGTCAGACATCTCCGCGGCTTTAAACGAGCTTCACGAAGCAGGCTTCGACGGAGCCGGCGAACTCTGTACCGATGACGTCACCGCGCTGCTGGGCGGCGAATCCGGATCGGAAAAGACGAAGATCGACGCGCGCTGTGTGAACGCTTTGTCAGAAATCGTCGATCGCTATTCGGGAAGCGACTGGACGGGGATCATTCGCGACGAGGTTGGCCGATTTTGCGCAGCTCACTATGACAACGGCCAGGCCGCATGGCGCAGTCCGTGGAAGAACCTGCCGCTGTTTCAGGCATGGCGTTCGGCAGCGACTGTTGACCGCCAGGTCGAAATACTGGGACTGAAGGGCTTTCGAGGTTTCGTGTCCGCACTGCCTCACACGCCCGTCCCGGCGATTGAAGTACTGCTGAAGAAGTTGATGGTTCCCGAAAGGCTGTGGGAAGCGTTTCTGCTTTGCCAGGCGTTCACGGTTCCCGGCTGGGCTGCATGGACCCGGTATCAAGCCCGCAAAACCGAAAATCAGGGCGAAGGAATCGCTGACCTTGCAGGGCTTGTGGCAATGCGTTTGGCATACGACGTGGCCGTGGCTGAGCTGGAGGACTTCGCCGTCGACTGGACGTCGATCGCTGACTACCGCAGCGAACTCCTGACGGTACCAGTCAGCGAATCCGAACCCGATGCACTTCCGCGATTCGTGCTGCTGCGAGCCAGCGAGATTGCCTACCGCAACCGGTTTCTGGACGGGATCGAAGCAGCGGTGCGCGAGGACGCAAAGAAACGATCAACGAGCCATCCGTCCAGCAAGCGGAATACACTCGCGCTGGCACAGATGGTGTTTTGCATCGACGTGCGATCTGAAGCCTTCCGTCGCAGCATCGAATCGGTTTCCGACAGAGTTGAGACATATGGTTTCGCAGGATTCTTCGGGCTCCCGATTCAGTACGTTCCCGTCGATGCGACATCCGGAAGCAATCAGGTTCCCGCACTGATATCGCCGTCAATCACGGTTCATGAAGGCGTGGACTCCGCGGATGGCCGGGCAACAGCGAAGCTGGCCGGACGACGTACACTGCGGCGGATGCTCGCCGCCGCATGGAAGGCGTTTCAATCGTCCGCCGTTAGCTGCTTTGGATTCGTCGAAACGTCAGGGCTGCTGTACGGAGCGAAACTTATTCGCCGATCACTGCCTGACGTCGTGCGCAGCAATCCGGACAGCGACCAGCGGCCCGGCCCTGTGTTATGCGGTCTTCATCAGCAGGGACTGACAACGTCCCGACAGGCTGACCTGGCGGAATCCATGCTGCGCGGAATTGGTCTGACGGACCGGTATGCTCGTCTGGTTGTATTCTGCGGTCACGCCAGCCAGACGGAGAATAATCCGCTTCAGGCGGGACTCGACTGCGGGGCATGCGGTGGTCACTCAGGGGAACCGAACGCCCGACTGGCGGCAAAGCTGCTGAACCAGAAGTCGGTTCGCCGCAAGCTGGCGGAACGGGGCCTCGAAATCCCGGAAGAAACGCATTTTGCCGCCGCTGTTCACAACACAGCCAGCGATCAACTGACATTCTTTGACCTGCAACTTCTGCCTGCGACTCACCGCGACGACTTGCGCGAACTGACCGAATTTGCGGAAGTCGCCACGTCACTGAGTCGCGCGGAGCGGATGGCACGGCTGGCAGCGGACACTCCGGACGTGGTACTCCGCCGAACGACCGACTGGTCCGAAGTCCGCCCGGAATGGGGGCTGGCAGGCAATGCCGCATTCGTAGCAGCTCCGCGCAGCGTCACGAGATCCGTCAACCTTGGCGGGAGGTGCTTCCTGCACAGCTACGATATCCGCCAGGATCCGGAGTTTGCCGTGCTGGAACAGATCATGACAGCGCCGCTGATCGTCGCCCACTGGATCAATATGCAGTACTACGCATCAACAGTCGACAATCGACACTTCGGCAGTGGCGACAAGACGATTCACAACGTCGTCGGCCGCATTGGCATTCACTCCGGCAACGGTGGCGACCTGATGACCGGCCTGCCGTTCCAGTCGCTGCATGACGGCACTGATTTCCAGCATGAACCGCTGCGGTTGCTGGTCATCATTGCGGCCCCGCGCCAAGCCATCGCGTCGATTATCAGGCGTCACGACGTGCTGAGGAATCTGGTTGCGAATGACTGGCTGCACGTGGTGTCGATCGACGAAGGATCGTTCTTCCGCTTTGCCGCCGGATATTCGGGACGGGAATGGGCAGAGCTGAAAGCGCACCCCCGCGAGGTACACTGA